One Clavelina lepadiformis chromosome 1, kaClaLepa1.1, whole genome shotgun sequence genomic region harbors:
- the LOC143444114 gene encoding E3 ubiquitin-protein ligase Ufd4-like, translated as MKLIQRDLVAVFPLKNLLPFDPEELKSVLCGDQHPRWTRDDIFAYIDPKLGFSKDSPGFLPFVNVLCQLTDDERKSFLQFTTGCSSLPPGGLENLTPRLTVVGSGDGSYPSVITCVHYLKLSDYSSEEIIKDRRLAATSKKGFHLN; from the exons ATGAAACTGATTCAG AGGGATTTAGTCGCGGTTTTTCCGTTGAAGAACCTGCTTCCATTTGATCCTGAAGAGTTGAAATCGGTGCTGTGCGGGGATCAACATCCAAGATGGACTCGCGATGACATATTTGCTTATATCGATCCAAAGCTAGGATTCAGCAAAGACAG TCCCGGTTTCTTGCCATTTGTCAACGTGCTTTGTCAATTGACCGATGACGAAAGAAAATCTTTTCTGCAGTTCACAACCGGCTGCTCTTCTTTGCCACCTGGCGGTCTGGAAAATCTTACACCAAGGCTGACCGTg GTGGGCTCCGGTGATGGAAGTTATCCATCCGTAATTACCTGCGTTCATTACCTAAAACTTTCTGATTACTCATCGGAAGAGATTATCAAGGATCGCCGTCTTGCCGCAACTTCCAAAAAGGGTTTCCATCTGAATTAA